A genomic stretch from Sinorhizobium terangae includes:
- the murB gene encoding UDP-N-acetylmuramate dehydrogenase, giving the protein MKQVNGERLLEALGSGVSAVRGRITPDAPMDRVTWFRAGGLAELMFQPHDTDDLVTFLKLVPEEVPVMVIGVGSNLLVRDGGIPGVVIRLSAKGFGDLELVGENRIKAGTICPDKNIAAMALDHGIGGFYFYYGIPGSIGGALRMNAGANGGETRERVVEVHAVDRKGKKHVLSNADMGYSYRHTAAAKDLIFTHAIFEGYPEDKNKIRTDMDAVRQHRETVQPIREKTGGSTFKNPEGHSAWKLIDEAGCRGMMIGSAQMSPLHCNFMINTGQSTGYELEYLGETVRSRVLEHSGVRLEWEIKRIGNFMPGYEIKEFLGRGIA; this is encoded by the coding sequence ATGAAACAGGTTAACGGTGAAAGACTTCTCGAAGCGCTCGGAAGCGGCGTCAGCGCAGTCCGCGGACGCATCACGCCCGATGCCCCGATGGACCGGGTGACCTGGTTTCGCGCCGGCGGGCTTGCCGAGCTCATGTTCCAGCCGCACGACACGGACGATCTCGTCACCTTCCTGAAGCTCGTGCCGGAGGAGGTTCCGGTCATGGTGATCGGCGTCGGCTCCAACCTGCTCGTGCGCGACGGCGGCATACCGGGCGTCGTCATCCGCCTTTCGGCCAAGGGTTTTGGCGATCTCGAACTCGTCGGCGAAAACCGCATCAAGGCAGGTACCATCTGCCCCGACAAGAACATCGCGGCCATGGCCCTCGATCATGGCATTGGCGGCTTCTATTTCTACTACGGCATTCCGGGCTCGATCGGCGGCGCGCTCCGGATGAACGCCGGGGCAAACGGCGGCGAGACGCGCGAGCGGGTTGTGGAGGTCCATGCGGTCGACCGCAAAGGCAAAAAGCATGTGCTGAGCAATGCCGACATGGGATATTCCTATCGTCACACTGCAGCGGCGAAGGACTTGATCTTCACGCACGCGATTTTCGAAGGATATCCGGAAGACAAGAACAAGATCCGCACCGACATGGACGCGGTGCGCCAGCATCGCGAGACGGTGCAGCCGATCCGCGAGAAGACCGGTGGCTCGACCTTCAAGAACCCGGAAGGCCACTCCGCCTGGAAACTCATCGATGAGGCGGGTTGCCGCGGCATGATGATCGGCAGCGCGCAGATGTCGCCGCTCCACTGCAACTTCATGATAAACACCGGACAGTCGACCGGCTACGAGCTCGAATATCTCGGCGAGACTGTGCGGTCACGCGTGCTGGAGCATTCCGGCGTTCGTCTCGAATGGGAAATCAAGCGCATCGGCAATTTCATGCCGGGCTACGAGATCAAGGAATTCCTCGGCCGCGGCATCGCCTGA
- the murC gene encoding UDP-N-acetylmuramate--L-alanine ligase has translation MKMPKTIGLVHFIGIGGIGMSGIAEVLHNLGHRVQGSDQSDSANVQRLSEKGIKISVGHKAENLGDAEVVVVSTAIKKDNPELIAAREKFLPVVRRAEMLAELMRFRNAIAIGGTHGKTTTTSMIAALLDAGGLDPTVINGGIINAYGTNARMGAGEWMVVEADESDGTFLKLPADIAVVTNIDPEHLDHYGNFDAVRAAFRQFVENVPFYGFGVLCLDHPEVQAMVAKIEDRKVVSYGENPQADVRYHNIRMDGATSVFDIEIRRRRTGQVITMKDLRLPMPGRHNVSNATAAIAVAQRLGIKPEDIAKGLAAFGGVKRRFTLTGEWNGARIFDDYGHHPVEIKAVLRAAREACQGRIIAVHQPHRYSRLSSLFEDFASCFNDADTILIAPVYAAGEDAIDGVDSEVLVNRIKAAGHRDARYVPGQEAIAPIVSKIAQAGDFVVLLGAGSITYWAAALPKELANISGI, from the coding sequence ATGAAAATGCCGAAGACGATCGGGCTCGTACATTTCATCGGTATCGGCGGCATCGGCATGAGCGGCATCGCAGAGGTGCTGCATAATCTCGGGCATCGGGTGCAGGGGTCGGATCAGTCGGACAGCGCCAACGTGCAGCGCCTTAGCGAGAAGGGCATCAAGATCTCCGTCGGCCATAAGGCTGAAAACCTCGGCGATGCCGAGGTCGTCGTCGTCTCGACGGCGATCAAAAAGGACAATCCCGAGCTGATCGCCGCGCGCGAAAAGTTCCTGCCGGTGGTGCGGCGCGCCGAAATGCTGGCCGAGCTCATGCGCTTCCGCAACGCGATCGCCATCGGCGGCACGCACGGCAAGACGACGACGACCTCGATGATCGCGGCGCTTCTGGACGCCGGCGGACTCGATCCGACGGTCATCAATGGTGGGATCATCAATGCTTACGGCACGAATGCGCGCATGGGTGCCGGCGAATGGATGGTGGTCGAGGCGGACGAGTCGGACGGGACCTTCCTGAAGCTGCCCGCCGATATCGCAGTGGTCACCAATATCGACCCCGAACATCTCGACCACTACGGCAATTTCGACGCCGTGCGCGCTGCTTTCCGACAGTTCGTCGAGAACGTGCCCTTCTATGGCTTCGGTGTGCTCTGCCTCGATCACCCCGAGGTCCAGGCGATGGTCGCCAAGATCGAGGACCGCAAGGTCGTCAGCTATGGCGAGAACCCGCAGGCGGACGTGCGCTACCACAATATCCGCATGGACGGCGCGACCTCCGTCTTCGATATCGAGATTCGCCGCCGCCGCACGGGTCAGGTGATCACGATGAAGGATCTGCGGCTGCCTATGCCCGGCCGCCACAACGTTTCCAACGCCACGGCCGCGATTGCCGTCGCCCAGCGCCTCGGCATCAAGCCGGAGGATATCGCGAAAGGGCTCGCCGCCTTTGGTGGCGTCAAGCGGCGCTTCACGCTCACCGGCGAGTGGAACGGGGCGCGCATCTTCGACGACTATGGCCATCACCCGGTCGAGATCAAGGCGGTGCTGAGGGCGGCGCGTGAGGCCTGCCAGGGCCGGATCATCGCCGTTCACCAGCCGCATCGCTACAGCCGTCTTTCGAGCCTTTTCGAGGACTTCGCCTCCTGCTTCAATGATGCCGACACGATCCTGATCGCGCCGGTCTATGCGGCGGGTGAAGACGCGATCGACGGGGTGGATTCGGAAGTGCTGGTCAACCGCATCAAGGCGGCAGGGCATCGCGACGCGCGTTACGTTCCCGGGCAGGAGGCGATCGCGCCGATCGTCTCGAAGATTGCGCAGGCGGGCGATTTTGTGGTTCTCTTGGGGGCCGGCAGCATTACCTATTGGGCTGCGGCCCTTCCCAAGGAACTCGCGAATATTTCAGGAATTTGA
- the murG gene encoding undecaprenyldiphospho-muramoylpentapeptide beta-N-acetylglucosaminyltransferase has product MSKGIILLAAGGTGGHLFPAEALAHELKASGYDVHLVTDSRAERFAGRFPADEIHIVPSATIGSKNPIKLARSVWKLWTGLRAARRLITRLKPKAVIGFGGYPTVPPLLAATGMGVPSIIHEQNAVMGRANKMLASRVQAIAGGFLPEGTGVFATKTVTTGNPVRPPVLEAAGVPYADSMRDAPFHLVVFGGSQGAQYFSQAMPQAICRLDDATRQRLRVTQQARPEDREGVIATYDKLGVPAEVSPFFNDMAARIAAAQLVVCRSGASTVSELAVIGRPAILVPYPYALDHDQAANAAALAAKGGARVIAQAELSAERLAGILADAMNNPQSLAQMAASARETGKPDAARLLASLVEAIASGLTVEKFKETRS; this is encoded by the coding sequence ATGAGCAAAGGCATCATTCTTCTTGCCGCCGGGGGCACCGGCGGCCACCTCTTTCCCGCCGAAGCGCTGGCGCATGAGCTGAAGGCGTCCGGCTACGACGTGCATCTGGTGACGGACAGCCGCGCCGAGCGCTTTGCCGGCCGATTTCCGGCAGACGAGATCCACATCGTGCCTTCGGCGACGATCGGCTCGAAGAACCCGATCAAGCTGGCGCGATCGGTCTGGAAGCTCTGGACTGGCTTGCGTGCGGCGCGGCGCCTGATCACGCGCCTGAAGCCCAAAGCAGTGATTGGTTTCGGGGGCTACCCGACGGTGCCGCCGCTGCTCGCCGCGACCGGCATGGGAGTGCCGTCAATCATCCACGAGCAGAATGCCGTGATGGGACGGGCCAATAAGATGCTGGCCTCACGCGTGCAGGCAATTGCCGGCGGCTTTCTTCCCGAAGGCACCGGGGTTTTCGCGACGAAAACGGTGACGACCGGCAATCCCGTGCGTCCACCCGTGCTCGAGGCGGCGGGCGTGCCCTACGCGGATTCGATGCGCGACGCACCATTCCATCTGGTCGTATTCGGCGGCAGCCAGGGCGCGCAATATTTCTCGCAAGCGATGCCGCAGGCGATCTGCCGTCTCGACGACGCCACGCGTCAGCGCTTGCGGGTCACGCAGCAGGCGCGTCCCGAGGACCGTGAAGGCGTAATCGCGACTTACGACAAACTCGGCGTTCCGGCGGAAGTCTCTCCCTTCTTCAACGACATGGCGGCGCGGATAGCAGCCGCCCAGCTCGTCGTTTGCCGCTCGGGCGCATCGACCGTCTCCGAGCTTGCGGTGATCGGCAGGCCGGCGATCCTCGTGCCCTATCCCTATGCCCTTGACCACGATCAGGCGGCGAATGCGGCCGCACTTGCGGCCAAGGGCGGTGCCCGCGTTATCGCGCAGGCCGAGCTCAGCGCCGAACGGCTTGCGGGCATCCTCGCCGACGCGATGAACAATCCACAGTCCCTGGCGCAAATGGCCGCCAGTGCCCGCGAAACCGGCAAACCGGACGCCGCGCGCTTGCTTGCATCCCTCGTAGAGGCTATTGCCAGCGGTTTGACAGTCGAGAAATTCAAGGAAACACGCTCATGA